A single window of Hymenobacter sp. APR13 DNA harbors:
- the hpt gene encoding hypoxanthine phosphoribosyltransferase, whose protein sequence is MNPDHISLHDKQFEPYLPARQLAASIQQLATQLNHDYAGKTPLLVAVLNGSFMFASDLMKALAVPCEISFIRVASYQGTSSTGTVQEVLGLTEDIRGRHVIIVEDIVDTGHTMRRLLDTLGAREPASLEVATLFLKPECLQHELPIRYVGLSIPNDFIVGYGLDFDGLGRNYPDVYKAVGS, encoded by the coding sequence ATGAATCCGGACCATATTTCGCTGCACGACAAACAGTTCGAGCCCTACCTGCCGGCCCGGCAGCTGGCCGCCAGCATTCAGCAGCTGGCCACCCAGCTCAACCACGACTACGCCGGCAAGACGCCGCTGCTGGTAGCGGTGCTCAACGGCTCGTTTATGTTCGCCTCCGACCTGATGAAGGCGCTGGCCGTTCCGTGCGAGATTTCCTTTATCCGCGTGGCCTCGTACCAGGGCACCAGCAGCACCGGCACCGTGCAGGAAGTGCTGGGTTTGACCGAAGACATCCGGGGCCGCCACGTCATCATCGTCGAGGACATCGTGGATACGGGCCACACCATGCGCCGCCTGCTCGATACGCTGGGCGCCCGCGAGCCCGCCTCGCTGGAAGTGGCCACCCTGTTTCTCAAGCCCGAGTGCCTGCAGCACGAGCTGCCCATCCGCTACGTGGGCCTGAGCATCCCCAATGATTTCATTGTCGGCTACGGTCTGGATTTCGACGGACTGGGCCGCAATTATCCGGACGTGTACAAGGCCGTAGGCAGCTGA
- a CDS encoding adenylate kinase — translation MLNLVLFGPPGAGKGTQSQKLIARYNLVHLSTGDLLRAQISQGTELGLRAKKLMDEGLLVPDEVVIGMIDSALQTNKQAAGFIFDGFPRTVPQAESLDRLLAEHETKVSCMVALEVAEEELVTRLLERGKTSGRPDDQDETKIRKRVTVYNTETAQVAGYYAAQQKFHALNGIGAIEDIFGQICGIIEKHQPAAPESSHQATDEVKA, via the coding sequence ATGCTGAATCTCGTGCTCTTCGGCCCGCCCGGCGCCGGTAAAGGAACGCAAAGCCAGAAGCTGATTGCCCGCTATAATCTGGTGCACCTCTCCACCGGCGATTTGCTCCGTGCCCAGATTTCCCAGGGCACTGAACTCGGCCTGCGTGCCAAAAAACTCATGGATGAAGGCCTGCTCGTGCCCGACGAAGTGGTAATCGGCATGATCGACAGCGCCCTGCAAACCAACAAGCAGGCCGCTGGCTTCATCTTCGACGGCTTCCCGCGCACTGTGCCACAGGCCGAAAGCCTCGACCGCCTGCTGGCCGAGCACGAAACCAAGGTGTCGTGCATGGTGGCCCTGGAAGTGGCCGAGGAAGAGCTGGTAACGCGCCTGCTGGAGCGGGGTAAAACCTCCGGCCGCCCCGACGACCAGGACGAAACCAAAATCCGCAAGCGCGTGACGGTGTACAACACCGAAACCGCCCAGGTAGCCGGCTACTACGCCGCGCAGCAGAAATTCCATGCCCTCAACGGTATCGGCGCCATCGAAGACATCTTCGGGCAGATTTGCGGCATCATCGAGAAGCACCAGCCCGCCGCCCCCGAAAGCAGCCATCAGGCTACCGACGAAGTAAAAGCGTAA
- the obgE gene encoding GTPase ObgE: MASNNFIDYVKINCRSGKGGAGSHHFFRAKGLPNGGPDGGDGGRGGHIILEGSSQLWTLLHLQYRKHLIAKPGEGGGENLRSGAQGEDIIIQVPLGTVARDAETGEKKLEITEDGQRLILTPGGRGGWGNDHFKSATNQAPAYAQPGEPGIDEWVILELKLLADVGLVGFPNAGKSTLLSVVSAAKPKIADYAFTTLTPNLGVVAYRDYKSFVMADIPGIIEGAAEGKGLGTRFLRHIERNSILLFMISCDSPDINAEYEVLLSELEQFNPELLEKQRLLAITKSDMLDEELEAEIRATLPTDLPTVFISSLANKNIQQLKDLIWEALQQNRAAAAVAPRQSQQEEEDAAEAPEAEQEQE, translated from the coding sequence GTGGCTTCCAATAATTTCATCGACTACGTCAAAATCAACTGTCGCTCGGGTAAAGGCGGGGCGGGTTCGCACCACTTTTTCCGCGCCAAAGGCCTGCCCAACGGCGGCCCCGATGGTGGCGACGGCGGCCGCGGCGGCCACATCATCCTGGAAGGCAGCTCCCAGCTCTGGACGCTGCTGCACCTGCAGTACCGCAAGCACCTGATTGCCAAGCCCGGCGAAGGCGGGGGCGAAAACCTGCGCAGCGGCGCCCAGGGCGAAGACATCATCATTCAGGTGCCGCTCGGCACCGTGGCCCGCGACGCCGAAACCGGCGAGAAGAAGCTGGAAATCACCGAGGACGGCCAGCGCCTGATTCTGACGCCCGGCGGCCGCGGCGGCTGGGGCAACGACCACTTCAAGTCGGCCACCAACCAGGCCCCGGCCTACGCCCAGCCCGGTGAGCCCGGCATTGATGAGTGGGTGATTCTGGAGCTGAAGCTGCTGGCCGACGTGGGCCTGGTGGGCTTCCCGAACGCCGGCAAAAGCACGCTGCTGTCGGTGGTGTCGGCGGCCAAGCCCAAGATTGCCGACTACGCCTTCACCACCCTCACGCCCAACCTGGGTGTGGTGGCCTACCGCGACTACAAGTCGTTTGTGATGGCCGATATTCCGGGCATCATTGAGGGCGCGGCCGAGGGCAAAGGCCTGGGCACGCGCTTCCTGCGCCACATCGAGCGCAACTCCATCCTGCTGTTCATGATTAGCTGCGACTCGCCGGACATCAACGCCGAGTACGAGGTGCTGCTCAGCGAGTTGGAGCAGTTCAACCCTGAGCTGCTGGAAAAGCAGCGCCTGCTGGCCATCACCAAGTCCGACATGCTGGACGAGGAGCTGGAGGCGGAAATCCGGGCTACGCTGCCCACCGACCTGCCGACGGTGTTCATTTCCAGCTTGGCCAACAAGAACATTCAGCAGCTGAAAGACCTGATCTGGGAGGCGCTGCAGCAAAACCGCGCCGCTGCGGCCGTGGCGCCGCGCCAGAGCCAGCAGGAGGAAGAGGATGCTGCCGAAGCGCCCGAGGCAGAGCAGGAGCAAGAGTAG